Below is a genomic region from Ailuropoda melanoleuca isolate Jingjing chromosome 8, ASM200744v2, whole genome shotgun sequence.
ACAGTGACCCATTGTGGGGAATCTGTCTTTCCAGTCCCTACAATTTAGCTTCTGTGGATTAAATGGTACTGATTCCACAGGAGACACAGTAAGTCTCACTAAATTTAAAGCTACGACAGCTGCCTGGCCATTTTAAGCCCACTGTGCAAGTATACTAGCAATCAAAAAAGGAGTTACCGTACTTGCAAGGGTAATTGACCCTGATCTTCAGGAGGGAACAAGACTGCTCCTACATAGTGGGGGCTGGGAGGTTGGCACTCAGGCACaggagcatttcttttttcttccacgACCAATTTTAACTGTAAATGGGCAATGAGAGCAATCATAGCCTGATGACGCGCAGTAACCAGGGCTTGGAGTTGTCAGGGATGAGGGTCTCGGTCATGCTAGAAGGGAATCCGTCTAGACCAACTGAGGTGATGGAAtgtgaagggaaaggagaagggaatcTAGAATGGCTggtagaggagagagagggtAAGTATCGCTCGCAGCCATGGGGCTGGCTGCAGTGGCAGGGGCCATAGCTGGTCCTACTAATCCTTCTCCTagaaatttccccccaaattgtgACTAAACAGAATCCTGGAAATCCTTGGTCTCAATGGAGTGAACTTCTTGTGATAAGTGAATGAATCTGAGCGGTTTGAGCGGTAGACTGTAGTAGACACGGTTGGTGGCCTGCCCTCTAGCATCTGAGCCTTGGCTGCTAACAGCTCGCACACATGCATCTTGAGATACAGGTCTAAGCCCTGACCCTGACTGCTTCTCTTTTGAGAGGAAGGGAGCAAGAGAGTAGCTTTATGAGCAGAACAAACTGACTACTGGATACGAAGCAGTTCGAAGCTTAGATGCCAGCTAGTGACTGTAGCTCCTAGGAAAGCCAGCTGGCATCCTGAGACCCTCAGAACCCATGAAAGTTGCATCTTTCCCTGCAGCAAATGGACACCACCAGCCCCATAGGAAATTAAATCTATGCAGGCAACCTGTCCCCAGGATATTGCCATGTAGAACACAGAGAACTTCTGGAGTAATTTTCGGATAATCATGTTTCACTCCAAGCACCCAATGTCCcttatctcattaaatcctctCAAAAACTCTATGAGATAGGTAGTATTATgttctattttacagatagaaaaacaCAGACTCAGAGAGGATAAAGAACTTGCCTACGGTGACATAGCTAACATATATGAGAACTGATGCTCAAACCGAGGACTTCTTCACTTTAGACCCTCTGTCCTTCCCATCATGGAATACTGCCGAGCTGCCCTGCTGCTCTAACCCTAAACATCAGCATACGCAGTGGtaagtcatttcacttctctggACCTTAACTTCCTCCTCTTGGCCTGCCTGTCTCCCTTGGCTCttctgaagcccagagagaaTAATGTCAATAAAAGCTGTCCCATTGGCTGTAAGTTCTGGAGCCCCTGAAGGCTGTTAACAAAGCTGTTCTCATTATCAGCAAATCCCAGAGGCCAGCCCCCTCCCAACACAGGCTCTAGGAGGGGCCAAGAAGTTGATCGTGGGTGATTGGAGGGCACAGTGCTCCAAAGGAGCCCCATCTTGAGGCAGAGAACCCCAGTAGGCCTGGCTGAAGGAGGAGTTGGAGGGCTTAACAGGCCACAGCTCAGCAGCTGCCTGGTGCTTCCCTGCCAGGCCAGGTTGGAAGACACAAATGAGACACCACAGAAGATACCAAGGTGGCAGTGCTTGACaggtgagggagctggggggtgggggagtgccAAAGCTCAGCAAAGACCAGAGTGGAGAGACAGGGGCAAGGATATGGTGGGAGGGATGTAGAACCGGGGCTGGAGATCAGGAagacagtggggcgcctgggtagtgcagtcgttaaagcgtctgccttcggctcagggcgtgatcccggcgttccgggatcgagtcccacatcaggctcctcggctaggagcctgcttcttcctccctctcccctgctgtgttccctctctcgctggctgtctctctgtcacataagtaaaataaactcttaaaaaaaaaaaaaaggaagacagattGGGTACACAAGATGCAGGCACCAGGATCCTGGGTGGCTGTGCAAACACAGACTGTGGGATCTCGGACCACATATCCTGGCAGATCTGGACAAGGTGCACCTCTGGGTGGGAGTCAAATCATCTTGGCCCAGCCTttctcccaggaatgcaaggctgaCGATAGCAGTCACCAGTGGACACACTACCAAGCTCTGAGCCCTACATGTTCCAGGCTCTCGTGTAAGCATTGTCTAAGCATTCTCTCCATCAGGATCACAGCAACCCAGGAGCtcacagaggagggaaatgaGCTCCAGGATGgggaagtgacctgcccaaggtcacaccactgGAAGTAGGAGCTGGGATTGGAATCAGGTTCTTTCTGACTCACAAGTCCACACACTTGACCACTAAGGTCCACGTGACAAGATGAAGGGGAAGAACCCGCCTGACAGCAGGTGCTCACTAGGAGGGATagtcctcaccctctccctctgggcaTGGACCATTGTGACATCTGATCTGTCAACCACAGAGGGGACCCTCAGAAAAGAGCTCATTGAATTGGAAATGCCCCAGAGATCTTTTCCTCCAAAGCCCTCACTGcccagatgagaaaaccaaggctcagggacCCAAAGTCAGGGCAGGTGCATGGCAGAGCTGGTCCCGGAGCCAGCACTTCTGGGCCAGGTGGGGCTCCGGCCTCTGCAGCAGGCTGCCTCCAGAactgcctctgctctcccccctcaCCAGCCGTGGCCTTGCACGGACCCTCACATTCTCGCCAGCTCAAAGGTATAAGCACTCCCTGGCAGGCCTGGATGATGAGAGGGGGTGATGGACGTGAAGTACGGTGTCTGGTTGTCCATTCCAGTGACTGGTTCTTCTGTCCAGCTGTGTAACTGGCCGGAGGACCATCCAGACAGGGAATACCCTCGCCAGTTACGGGGGCAAGTTCTGTGTCCTGGGAAACAGCAGCCTTTGGGCCCGAAGCAAGGGCCTGCATCGTTCACATGTACTAGGTCATTCAGAGTAAAACAAGATCCCTAACCTGTAAATTGAGGGTAAGAAAGTCCAGCCAAACTCGGATATTTCCTAGGACGGGCCAGTTGAACGATGCTTCGAAATATCAAATGCGAAATTCTTCCAGAAATTATTTCTGGTGCCCCTGCTTGGCTGGTGAGTCAGTGCCCACATGGTGGGCCTGTTGGATGGTCCAGAACTGGTGGTGAGAAGCCATGTGCCCCTGTCCACCCAGGTCGTAGCATCTGTATTTCCATCCTCAAAGCAGTGgaacagaggagggaagagaacacAGCTGGACTCAATGGCCTCAGGCCTTGACCGTCTGTGTTTCTGCCTCTCAGATGTCCTTACTCTGCCTCACCTGGGTGAAgttgtgagaaaaaaatggcGACTGGATTTGTCAGATGAGATTTTGATCAACTGAAGTTTAGCCCTTTATAATGGAGACAATGAGATTCACCCGCTTGCCCAGGTCATGGGGGTGACCTTTGAGGCTCTCTTTCAAGGGGCGCACATATAGGACACATAGGAGAGTTGTCTCTCCCATGCTCATTTTAGACAAAGCATTTGCCAGTCACCATTTCCAAATCGAGAAGCCAGGCAGCATAATCCAAGTCAATCACACAGCCAACCAGGAAGGACGTAAAAGGTGGTGGGGAAGAGTGGAGGAGGGCAATCGGATGGGAACTGAagattaaaaatacctttttccaGTCTGACATTCTATGACAGTAGGACTTGAGAGgtgttttcaatttgttttgcatttgttttagaaaaacaagAGGAAGATGTAGTTCCGAGGAATTCAAAGGGCAACTGTGGAATCCCTGGGGTGGAACAGCAGTGATACAGGTGTAAGCATGacgctgcctgggtggctcagcagagGCTCATCCTGAGGGAGGGATGAGCTGGTACACCTGAGCAGTCCCAGGGTTGACCCCAGCACGCATTGAGCGAACAGCCTCTGACACTGTTCTTTTGTCTTTAGGCAGCCGTGGGCATTCAGTTCTCCCGATCCCTTTCTAGCAGCAATGGCTCTCATGACAGTCCCCGTGCTTCTTCTGAATTGGTATTAGAGTAGCCAATGGCAAAGTGGGCATTATAGAACCAAACAGCATGCTCTGGGCGGCAGcagttggaaggaaggaaggtaacaGATCCATGACGTGCCCTGAGTGGTGGGAGATCCGTCCTCCACTTGGACTCCATCAGGAAGAGAGTCCCACAGAAGACACTTGCTCTTCCCAACACTGGGAGGGCAGCCAGAGAATtcaggagaggcaggcagagctgcTGCACCCCGGGACAAGAGAGAGGAGCCATTTCCCGGGTAATTAGTAGACTGAGCAGAGAGCATGTTGCAGAAAACTTGCAGGAAAAAACAGCCTTTCCTAGTGATGTGCTGATAGTGGTATCACTTAGGAGAACTTTAAGCaagagcaaatgaaaatacaacagcgTAGAGATCTAAGAGTTCATTGGATTTATGCTGTCGAAAAGAGAGGGTAGGACATGGAGTAGAAAAGTGACGGAAACTCTTTCAATGTATTTATCACAGTTGTAACCAGATAATTAACTATGTGATTGTCTTTTAAATATACCATCCTGCTGCTAGAACTTAAGCAAGCCCTGTGAAGGGAGGATGCTTTGTTCACCTTCTCACAGCCTTTCACATTGTAGGTAGGTACCTACTAAATGCTTGATGGAATGGAAGGAGTGAATCGTGGGTTGGGATGGAAGAAGCAATATTGAGGGTACCATCAGTCCTCTAAACGTGGTCATAAATCATCTGGGTTGCAATAACTGTACAGTGAACTCTACAGATTTCTCATTCCAAACTCCTGGTTTCCAGAGGCGTTGGCTGCCTGTGACCCAGGCACGCAGCTCTGCCTCACCATGGATGTCACAGCCTGTAATGGATCAAAAGACTTCCCACCGATCTTCTACCAGGTGGGCATCCCCTCTCTACAGCagttcctcttccttcccatctttttcatcttcttgttCTATGTCCTCATCCTACCAGCTCATTTTGGTGGCTGTGGTAAGAGAACCTGGACTTCACAaacccatgtacttcttcctgatCAATCTCTCAGCTCTGGACATCCTCTTCACCACGACCactgtccccaagatgctgtCCCTCCTCTGCTTGGGGACCGATTCCTCAGCTTCCCCGCCTGCTTCCTGCAGATGTACCTCTTCCACAGCTTCTCCTGCCCAGAAGCCTTCATCCTGGTGGTCATGGCCCGTGACTGCTACGTGGCTATCTGCCGCCCCCTGTGCTACCCTGCCCTCATGACCCCACACACTAATGCCGCCCCCCTCGCAGCCTGTGCCTGGCTCactgccttcctcctgcccatccccccagTGGTGCAGACTTCCCACTTGGCTTTTGACAACACTGCTCACATCTATCACTGCTTCTGTGACCACTTGGCTGTGGTCCAGGCCTCTTGCTCTGACACCACGCCCCAGACCTTCATGGGCTTCTGCATTGCCATGGTGGTAtccttcctgccccctctcctggTGCTTCTCTCCTATGCCCACATCCTGGCCTCGGTGCTTCGCATCAGCTCCCGAGAAGGACGCTCAAGagccttctccacctgcagcTCCCACCTCCTGGTGGTTGGTACCTACTACTCATCCATTGCCATCGCCTATGTGGCCTACAGGGCCGACCTGCCCCTCGACTTCCACGTCATGGGCAATGTGGTCTCTGCTGTCCTTACCCCTCTCATCTACACGCTGAGGAACAAGGATGTCAAAGCAGCCATCACCAGAATAGCATGTCCCCTGGACCCAGGGCATTCTGGGGACCCTTGATCCTTATAGTAGCTAATTCTGCTTCCAGGATACCAGTGTGCTAAAAAGAGAGAATGTCATCAAAAAAGTTTCTTGAAGGGAAGAATGAGTTAGAGTAGGGCCCAAAATATACCATTGAGACTTCCATTTCCATTAATGATAGACTAAGTTATAAAATCCACCCTTCTGTGGAAAGAAAAAgtcagataaaatagaaaaattatccTCTTTAAAGTGTCAAAATTAGTGCcttcctggctcagtgggtagtGTGTCAGTCTCATAAAAGTATCAActagattttttaatataaggcTAAAATAGTAATAAAGACGAGAACACAGAAAGGTTAGTTATTAAGACAGGAATAGACATGTAGATCAGTGGAAcggaaaagagagcccagaatcAGAcccttaaatatatgaaaaattgaTATATGAAGGAAATGACATCGCAGATCAGTGTGAAGACGGACATAGAAAAAACGGTATTAGTACTATCAGGCATCCGTATGTCAAACAATGAAATCTGTCTCTAAGCTCAAGCAAACACAAAAGCAATCTCattaaatacctaaatatgaaagacaaaactataaaactatataaGAGACTATAGTCCACATCTTGGGATGGAAAGATACTTCTtaagtaagattttttaaaggctCTAAGCctaggggaagaaaggataaatttgactgctttaaaatgtagaacttctgttcatcaaaagacaccagaAAGAGAGTGGAATGCCAAcctacagaacagaaagttatttGCAATGCATATAACCAACGAAAGGACTCGGGATTCATCCAGAATGTAGAGAGAATTACTtcaggtcaatttttttttaaatagtcaagcCATtagaaaaattagcaaaatacTTCACAAGCAAATGTgcaataaatctaagaaaatacgCTCAACCTAGTAGTAACAGGAGAGGTGCAAGTTGCAACAACGCATACTTACCGCTAGAAACCCATCAGGCTGGCTAAATGTCAAAGTCTGCCAATACCCAAGTTGGCGAGCGCGCAGGTTGGTGGAGCgctcctacactgctggtgggagtgtttATTGGCACAACCCCTTTAGAAAACACTTTATCACTAACCTACAATGTTGAAGATACACATACTCCATTATCTGGCACAGCTACATTTCTCTAACTTGTAAAATGTTCATAAGATCTAACCCTGCATGCCAATAAAATGTGAAGgaattacatatacacacaacgACATGAGTAATCGCACATGAATAGATGAAAGAATAGTGTTGAGCGAAAGAACCATGACTCAAAAGGATGTATATAGTGTGAATCCGGTTATATAAAGCTTAAAGATAGGCAAAGCTAAAGTACATTTTCATCAATGCGTACAGATGTCGTGCActgtgaagagaagagaaggcatatttattctaaaaatgaaaatcagggtTATTCCtgtaagagagggagagggtttTGGATCAGAGAGGGGGACCAAGGGCTTTATGAGGAGTcgtcagattctttctcccctaAATGACGATGACACGGTGTTCGCTTTACAATTAAACTGTATACATAGACTTCATACATTTTGGCTCCATATGAATACTGTATTTCATAATGAACTCTTGGAAGGCATCATGCCATCAGGCAGAGGCTGCAATGGTAGCTCTCAATGTTCAGTCCAAGTCTTTCCCTGAGTAGAATGGCTTGTGGTGGTTTTCACATTCAGAGTA
It encodes:
- the LOC100478298 gene encoding LOW QUALITY PROTEIN: olfactory receptor 2AT4-like (The sequence of the model RefSeq protein was modified relative to this genomic sequence to represent the inferred CDS: inserted 3 bases in 2 codons); this translates as MDVTACNGSKDFPPIFYQVGIPSLQQFLFLPIFFIFLFYVLILXQLILVAVVREPGLHKPMYFFLINLSALDILFTTTTVPKMLSLXLLGDRFLSFPACFLQMYLFHSFSCPEAFILVVMARDCYVAICRPLCYPALMTPHTNAAPLAACAWLTAFLLPIPPVVQTSHLAFDNTAHIYHCFCDHLAVVQASCSDTTPQTFMGFCIAMVVSFLPPLLVLLSYAHILASVLRISSREGRSRAFSTCSSHLLVVGTYYSSIAIAYVAYRADLPLDFHVMGNVVSAVLTPLIYTLRNKDVKAAITRIIVIKVQHVMGL